The following proteins come from a genomic window of Prionailurus viverrinus isolate Anna chromosome D1, UM_Priviv_1.0, whole genome shotgun sequence:
- the ACAD8 gene encoding isobutyryl-CoA dehydrogenase, mitochondrial, with protein sequence MLRRGCWRLGRPLICLRGGLQAPAQSGRRSLVSCIDPSMGLNEEQKEFQKVAFDFAAQEMAPHMAEWDQKELFPVDAMRKAAQLGFGGVYVRTDVGGSGLSRLDTSVIFEALATGCTSTTAYISIHNMCVWMIDTFGNEEQRYKYCPPLCTMEKFASYCLTEPGSGSDAASLLTSAKQQGDHYILNGSKAFISGGGESDVYVVMCRTGGPGPKGISCIVVEKGTPGLSFGKKEKKVGWNSQPTRAVIFEDCAVPMANRIGDEGQGFIIAMKGLNGGRINVASCSLGAAHASVILTRDYLNVRKQFGEPLASNQYLQFKLADMATRLVASRLIIRSAAVALQEEREDAVALCSMAKLFATDECFAICNQALQMHGGYGYLKDYAVQQYVRDSRVHQILEGSNEVMRMLISRSLLQE encoded by the exons CTTCCATGGGACTAAATGAAGAGCAGAAGGAATTTCAGAAAGTGGCCTTTGACTTTGCTGCCCAGGAGATGGCTCCACATATGGCAGAGTGGGACCAGAAG GAGCTGTTCCCAGTGGATGCTATGCGGAAGGCTGCTCAGCTAGGCTTTGGGGGGGTCTACGTACGAACAGATGTAGGTGGGTCTGGACTGTCACGGCTCGATACCTCTGTCATCTTTGAAGCGTTGGCTACAGGCTGTACCAGCACCACAGCCTATATAAGCATCCACAA CATGTGTGTCTGGATGATCGATACTTTTGGAAATGAGGAACAGAGGTACAAATATTGCCCACCGCTCTGTACCATGGAGAAATTTGCTTCCTACTGCCTCACTGAACCAG GAAGTGGCAGTGATGCTGCGTCCCTTTTAACCTCAGCGAAACAACAAGGAGATCATTACATCCTCAATGGCTCCAAG GCCTTTATCAGTGGTGGAGGTGAATCAGATGTCTATGTAGTCATGTGCCGAACAGGAGGTCCAGGCCCCAAAGGCATCTCATGTATAGTTGTTGAGAAGGGAACACCTGGCCTCAGCTTtggcaagaaggaaaaaaag GTGGGGTGGAACTCACAGCCAACCCGTGCCGTGATCTTTGAAGACTGTGCAGTCCCTATGGCCAACAGAATTGGGGATGAAGGGCAGGGCTTCATCATTGCCATGAAAGGACTGAATGGAGGGAGGATCAATGTTG CTTCCTGCTCTCTAGGAGCTGCTCATGCTTCGGTCATCCTCACCCGAGACTACCTCAACGTTCGGAAGCAGTTTGGAGAGCCTCTGGCCAGTAACCAG TACCTGCAATTCAAACTGGCTGATATGGCAACAAGGCTGGTGGCCTCGCGGCTGATAATCCGCAGTGCAGCAGTAGCTCTGCAGGAGGAGCGGGAAGATGCAGTGGCTCTGTGCTCCATGGCCAAGCTCTTCGCTACAGATGAATGCTTTGCT ATCTGCAACCAGGCTTTACAGATGCATGGAGGCTATGGCTACCTGAAGGACTATGCTGTTCAGCAGTATGTGCGGGACTCCAGGGTCCATCAAATCCTAGAAG GTAGCAATGAAGTGATGAGGATGCTGATCTCTCGAAGCCTGCTTCAAGAGTAA